A window of the Streptomyces sp. NBC_01351 genome harbors these coding sequences:
- a CDS encoding oxidoreductase, with the protein MTEAGAGEEPADLTAAERRMWEAFRTGSVCDLSVRTADRDDPHADHVWGPERSVRARVVALLLLHGPPPVPGRVASLKLRGVRIAGRLDLSGGTVGPYVELQSCRFDSEVQLSEARFGTLRLVNCAIPRLEAARLHTEGDLHLPRCRVQRGIRLTDAQIGTDLLISQAVVQRDSKGRAIAADGMAVAQDFQAELLETYGEMSLRGAKVGVSMNMRGARLRNPNGRYALNAPQLTVERTLYLTSIALDYVPGGNSSTPPYGLGLTPTRGQRAQRFECLGSLRLDDGRFGDAIDFYGARFLLKDGQELSLRRIQTPEFRFVGERPERGRVVVSGAKVIKLVDTSTSWPGPGGVSIEGFVYENLAPRGHFPLARRLEWVEAATPEYSPEPYERLAAVLRASGEDADAREVLLAKQRRRRTTLPPGQKAWGYLQDWTVVYGYRPGRAALWMAVLWAAGALVFSQHDPPPLKEDEHPLWSAPLYALDLLLPVIDLGQEGRWKLEGGWQWGSAALVLLGWILATTVAAGASRLLRRG; encoded by the coding sequence GTGACCGAGGCAGGCGCGGGCGAGGAACCGGCGGATCTGACCGCCGCCGAGCGCCGCATGTGGGAGGCGTTCCGCACGGGCAGCGTCTGCGATCTGAGCGTGCGCACCGCCGACCGTGACGATCCGCACGCCGACCACGTGTGGGGCCCCGAGCGCAGCGTCCGCGCCCGGGTGGTGGCCCTGCTGCTGCTCCACGGGCCGCCGCCGGTGCCGGGCCGGGTGGCCTCGCTGAAGCTGCGCGGGGTGCGGATCGCGGGGCGGCTGGACCTGTCCGGCGGCACGGTGGGCCCGTACGTGGAGCTCCAGTCCTGCCGCTTCGACAGCGAGGTCCAGCTGTCGGAGGCCCGCTTCGGCACGCTGCGCCTGGTGAACTGCGCGATACCGCGGCTGGAGGCGGCACGCCTGCACACCGAGGGCGATCTGCACCTGCCGCGCTGCCGGGTGCAGCGCGGGATACGGCTGACCGACGCCCAGATCGGCACGGACCTGCTGATCAGCCAGGCCGTGGTGCAGCGGGACTCCAAGGGGCGGGCGATCGCCGCCGACGGGATGGCGGTCGCGCAGGACTTCCAGGCCGAGCTGCTGGAGACGTACGGGGAGATGAGCCTGCGCGGCGCGAAGGTCGGCGTGTCGATGAACATGCGCGGCGCCCGCCTGCGCAACCCGAACGGCCGGTACGCGCTGAACGCGCCGCAGCTGACCGTCGAGCGCACCCTGTACCTGACCTCGATCGCGCTGGACTACGTCCCCGGCGGGAACTCCTCCACTCCCCCGTACGGCCTCGGGCTGACGCCGACGCGCGGGCAGCGGGCGCAGCGCTTCGAATGCCTGGGCAGCCTGCGCCTGGACGACGGGCGCTTCGGCGACGCCATCGACTTCTACGGGGCCCGGTTCCTGCTCAAGGACGGGCAGGAGCTGTCGCTGCGCCGGATCCAGACGCCCGAGTTCCGCTTCGTGGGCGAGCGGCCCGAGCGCGGCCGGGTGGTGGTGTCGGGGGCGAAGGTGATCAAGCTGGTGGACACCTCCACGAGCTGGCCGGGGCCGGGCGGCGTGTCGATCGAGGGCTTCGTCTACGAGAACCTCGCACCCCGGGGCCACTTCCCCCTCGCCCGCCGACTGGAGTGGGTGGAGGCGGCGACGCCCGAGTACTCGCCGGAGCCGTACGAGCGGCTGGCCGCCGTACTGCGGGCCAGCGGCGAGGACGCGGACGCCCGCGAGGTGCTGCTGGCCAAGCAGCGGCGGCGCCGGACCACGCTGCCGCCGGGGCAGAAGGCGTGGGGCTACCTCCAGGACTGGACGGTGGTCTACGGGTACCGGCCGGGCCGGGCCGCGCTGTGGATGGCGGTGCTGTGGGCGGCGGGGGCGCTCGTCTTCTCGCAGCACGATCCGCCGCCGCTCAAGGAGGACGAGCACCCCCTGTGGAGCGCTCCCCTGTACGCCCTGGACCTCCTCCTCCCGGTGATCGATCTGGGGCAGGAGGGCCGGTGGAAGCTGGAGGGCGGCTGGCAGTGGGGATCGGCGGCGTTGGTCCTGCTGGGGTGGATCCTGGCCACGACGGTGGCGGCGGGGGCGTCCCGGCTGCTGCGGCGGGGGTGA
- the ybaK gene encoding Cys-tRNA(Pro) deacylase, with amino-acid sequence MAKKPKSKPTSGTPAIVALTAAGADFTTHSYDHDPAHPSYGEEAAQALGVSPDQVFKTLLADVDGTLTVAVVPVSGSLDLKALAAAVGGKRAAMADPALAERTTGYVLGGISPLGQRRRLRTVLDASASAHATICVSAGRRGLEVELSPATLTTLTEAVLAPVARR; translated from the coding sequence ATGGCGAAGAAGCCGAAGTCCAAGCCGACGTCCGGCACCCCCGCGATCGTCGCCCTCACCGCGGCCGGGGCGGACTTCACCACGCACTCCTACGACCACGACCCGGCGCACCCCTCGTACGGCGAGGAGGCGGCGCAGGCGCTCGGCGTCTCGCCGGACCAGGTGTTCAAGACGCTGCTCGCGGACGTGGACGGCACCCTGACGGTGGCGGTGGTCCCGGTCTCGGGCTCGCTGGACCTGAAGGCCCTGGCCGCGGCGGTCGGCGGCAAGCGGGCGGCGATGGCCGATCCCGCGCTGGCGGAGCGGACCACGGGGTACGTCCTCGGCGGCATCTCCCCGCTGGGTCAGCGCCGCCGCCTGCGCACGGTGCTCGACGCCTCGGCCTCCGCCCACGCCACGATCTGCGTCTCGGCGGGCCGCCGCGGCCTGGAGGTCGAACTCTCCCCCGCCACCCTGACCACCCTCACGGAGGCCGTCCTGGCCCCGGTGGCCCGCCGATAA
- a CDS encoding ABC transporter permease, translating to MAPRAGFLPALAAVYRAQLSRARVARIPLLFVATFQSVGIMILMRGVVDGGSEARAVVAGSSVLVVAFVALNLLAQYFGQLRAGGGLDHYATLPVPPASVVLGAAAAYASFTLPGTLVTAVFGCVLFGLPMGGLWILAAVVPLAGAALAGLGAALGLLAPRQELATLAGQLGMSAALLLGVLPPERMPDVIVWARDLLPSTYGVEAFARTFTPEPDWAAVALDLGVCAAVGVLSLAVATWAYRRAAVR from the coding sequence CTGGCACCCCGGGCCGGGTTCCTGCCCGCGCTCGCCGCCGTGTACCGGGCGCAGCTCTCCCGGGCCCGGGTGGCACGGATCCCGCTGCTCTTCGTGGCCACCTTCCAGTCCGTCGGCATCATGATCCTGATGCGGGGGGTCGTGGACGGCGGCTCGGAGGCCCGGGCCGTCGTGGCCGGCTCCTCGGTGCTCGTCGTCGCCTTCGTCGCGCTGAACCTGCTCGCGCAGTACTTCGGGCAGCTGCGGGCGGGCGGCGGGCTCGACCACTACGCCACCCTGCCCGTGCCGCCGGCGTCGGTGGTGCTGGGAGCGGCCGCCGCGTACGCCTCCTTCACGCTGCCGGGGACGCTGGTGACGGCCGTCTTCGGATGCGTGCTGTTCGGGCTGCCGATGGGCGGGCTGTGGATCCTGGCCGCGGTGGTGCCGCTGGCCGGGGCGGCGCTCGCCGGGCTCGGCGCGGCGCTGGGGCTGCTCGCGCCGCGGCAGGAGCTGGCCACGCTGGCCGGGCAGCTCGGCATGTCGGCGGCGCTGCTGCTGGGAGTGCTGCCGCCCGAGCGGATGCCGGACGTGATCGTGTGGGCGCGGGACCTGCTGCCGTCCACGTACGGCGTGGAGGCGTTCGCCCGCACCTTCACCCCCGAGCCGGACTGGGCCGCCGTCGCCCTCGACCTCGGGGTGTGCGCGGCGGTGGGCGTGCTGTCGCTGGCCGTCGCCACCTGGGCGTACCGGCGGGCGGCGGTCCGCTGA
- the hisD gene encoding histidinol dehydrogenase: MISRIDLRGDALPEGGALRDLLPRAEFDVEAALEKVRPICEDVHHRGTAALIEYAQKFDGVTLEQVRVPAEALKTALDELDPAVRAALEESIRRARIVHRNQRRTEHTTQVVPGGTVTEKWVPVERVGLYAPGGRSVYPSSVVMNVVPAQEAGVESIALASPPQKEFGGLPHPTILAACALLGVDEVYAAGGAQAVAMFAYGTEECLPANMVTGPGNIWVAAAKRYFTGKIGIDTEAGPTEIAVLADSTADPVHVAADLISQAEHDPLAAAVLVTDSAELADAVERELEPQVAASKHVEDRIKPALAGKQSAIVLVDSLEDGLKVVDAYGAEHLEIQTADAAAWAARVRNAGAIFVGPWAPVSLGDYCAGSNHVLPTGGCACHSSGLSVQSFLRGIHIVDYTRDALAEVTHHVVTLAEAEDLPAHGAALKARFGWKVPTQ, from the coding sequence GTGATCTCTCGTATCGACCTGCGCGGTGACGCCCTCCCCGAGGGTGGCGCCCTGCGCGATCTGCTGCCCCGTGCCGAGTTCGACGTAGAAGCTGCCCTGGAGAAGGTGCGGCCCATCTGCGAGGACGTCCATCATCGTGGCACGGCGGCGCTGATCGAGTACGCGCAGAAGTTCGACGGGGTGACGCTGGAGCAGGTCAGAGTGCCGGCAGAGGCGCTCAAGACCGCTCTCGACGAGCTCGACCCGGCCGTCCGCGCCGCACTCGAGGAGTCGATCCGGCGCGCCCGGATCGTGCACCGCAACCAGCGCCGCACCGAGCACACCACCCAGGTGGTCCCCGGCGGCACGGTGACCGAGAAGTGGGTTCCGGTGGAGCGCGTGGGGCTGTACGCCCCGGGCGGCCGCTCGGTGTACCCGTCCTCCGTCGTCATGAACGTCGTACCGGCGCAGGAGGCGGGCGTCGAGTCGATCGCGCTCGCGTCCCCGCCGCAGAAGGAGTTCGGCGGGCTGCCGCACCCGACCATCCTGGCGGCGTGCGCGCTGCTCGGCGTGGACGAGGTGTACGCGGCCGGCGGGGCCCAGGCCGTCGCGATGTTCGCGTACGGCACGGAAGAGTGCCTGCCCGCCAACATGGTGACCGGCCCCGGCAACATCTGGGTGGCCGCCGCCAAGCGCTACTTCACCGGCAAGATCGGCATCGACACCGAGGCCGGCCCGACCGAGATCGCGGTCCTCGCGGACTCCACGGCCGACCCGGTGCACGTCGCCGCCGACCTGATCAGCCAGGCCGAGCACGACCCGCTGGCCGCCGCCGTCCTCGTCACGGACTCCGCGGAGCTCGCGGACGCCGTCGAGCGGGAGCTGGAGCCGCAGGTCGCGGCCTCCAAGCACGTCGAGGACCGGATCAAGCCGGCCCTCGCGGGCAAGCAGTCCGCGATCGTGCTCGTCGACAGCCTGGAGGACGGCCTCAAGGTCGTCGACGCGTACGGCGCCGAGCACCTGGAGATCCAGACCGCCGACGCCGCCGCCTGGGCCGCCCGCGTGCGCAACGCCGGCGCGATCTTCGTCGGCCCCTGGGCCCCGGTCTCCCTCGGCGACTACTGCGCCGGCTCCAACCACGTGCTGCCCACCGGCGGCTGCGCCTGCCACTCCTCGGGCCTGTCCGTGCAGTCCTTCCTGCGCGGGATCCACATCGTCGACTACACGCGCGACGCCCTCGCCGAGGTCACCCACCACGTGGTGACGCTGGCCGAGGCCGAGGACCTGCCCGCACACGGCGCCGCCCTGAAGGCGCGCTTCGGATGGAAGGTGCCGACCCAGTGA
- a CDS encoding DUF6232 family protein produces MELRVSRRLLWVDDAAYPLHNIARVHTFELKPDRWKAFLTFLKGLAATAVALVVLQVANEDSGPFSSSGYGSDDTADTLWTFAFLVAFGLFVWLLTQLFARPEHVLSVETSGPPVALVTLPDKEQLRQLVGQIVHAIENPTAEFAVQVQRVGDTVNIYGGQGHTGVKK; encoded by the coding sequence GTGGAGCTGCGGGTCAGCAGGCGGCTGCTGTGGGTGGACGACGCGGCGTATCCGCTGCACAACATCGCCCGGGTGCACACCTTCGAGCTCAAGCCCGACCGCTGGAAGGCCTTCCTCACGTTCTTGAAGGGGCTCGCCGCCACAGCCGTGGCCCTTGTCGTGCTCCAGGTCGCCAACGAGGACTCGGGGCCGTTCAGCAGCTCGGGCTACGGCTCGGACGACACCGCGGACACTCTGTGGACCTTCGCCTTCCTCGTGGCGTTCGGCCTCTTCGTCTGGCTGCTCACGCAGCTGTTCGCGCGTCCCGAGCACGTGCTGTCCGTGGAGACCTCGGGCCCGCCCGTCGCTCTGGTGACGCTGCCCGACAAGGAGCAACTGCGGCAGTTGGTCGGGCAGATCGTGCACGCCATCGAGAACCCGACGGCCGAGTTCGCCGTACAGGTGCAGCGCGTCGGCGACACGGTGAACATCTACGGCGGCCAGGGACACACGGGAGTGAAGAAATGA
- a CDS encoding RidA family protein, which produces MSSPDAVRRISSGGPYEDVIAYSRAVQLSNGLVLVSGCTAGDAGGPYDQAVAAFGVAFKALAQAGLGPEHVVRTRMYLTHARDVDDVGRAHKELFDTVRPAATMLIVNGFVDPSMVVEVEVEAYKEVSS; this is translated from the coding sequence ATGAGTTCCCCGGACGCGGTACGCCGCATCTCCTCCGGCGGTCCCTACGAGGACGTCATCGCGTACTCCCGCGCCGTGCAGCTGTCGAACGGGCTCGTGCTCGTCTCCGGCTGCACCGCGGGCGACGCAGGCGGCCCGTACGACCAGGCCGTGGCCGCCTTCGGCGTCGCCTTCAAGGCGCTCGCCCAGGCCGGTCTCGGCCCCGAGCACGTGGTGCGCACCCGCATGTACCTCACCCACGCCCGGGACGTGGACGACGTGGGCCGCGCCCACAAGGAGCTCTTCGACACCGTCCGCCCCGCCGCGACGATGCTCATCGTCAACGGCTTCGTCGACCCGTCCATGGTCGTCGAGGTGGAGGTCGAGGCGTACAAGGAGGTCTCGTCATGA
- a CDS encoding LON peptidase substrate-binding domain-containing protein, with protein sequence MTTVRLPLFPLNSVLFPGLVLPLNVFEERYRAMMRELLKGGADDPRRFAVVAIRDGREVAPTAPGLPDQTAVPERGPAAGFGADPIQAFHRVGCVADAATIREREDGSFEVLATGTTRVRLLSVDATGPFLVADLEELPEDAGEGAGALAEGVLRAFRNYQKRLAGARERSLTGAELPDEPSVVSYLVAAAAVLDIPAKQRLLQAPDTATRLAEELKLLRAETAVIRHLPSLPAVDLTRAPTSPN encoded by the coding sequence GTGACCACCGTTCGCCTGCCACTCTTCCCGCTGAACTCGGTGCTGTTCCCGGGACTCGTCCTCCCGCTGAACGTCTTCGAGGAGCGTTATCGCGCCATGATGCGCGAACTGCTGAAGGGGGGCGCCGACGACCCGCGCCGCTTCGCCGTCGTCGCGATCCGCGACGGCCGGGAGGTGGCCCCGACCGCGCCCGGGCTGCCGGACCAGACGGCCGTGCCCGAGCGGGGCCCGGCCGCGGGCTTCGGCGCGGACCCGATCCAGGCCTTCCACCGGGTGGGCTGCGTCGCGGACGCGGCGACGATCCGGGAACGGGAGGACGGCAGCTTCGAGGTCCTGGCGACGGGCACCACCCGCGTACGCCTCCTGTCGGTCGACGCGACGGGCCCGTTCCTGGTGGCGGACCTGGAGGAGCTCCCCGAGGACGCCGGCGAGGGCGCGGGCGCGCTGGCCGAGGGAGTGCTGCGGGCCTTCCGCAACTACCAGAAGCGGCTGGCCGGAGCGCGCGAGCGGTCCCTGACGGGTGCGGAACTCCCCGACGAGCCGTCGGTGGTCTCCTACCTGGTGGCAGCGGCGGCGGTGCTGGACATCCCGGCCAAGCAGCGCCTCCTCCAGGCCCCGGACACGGCCACCCGCCTGGCGGAGGAACTCAAGCTCCTCCGCGCGGAAACGGCGGTGATCCGCCACCTTCCCTCCCTCCCGGCAGTGGACCTGACCCGCGCGCCGACGAGCCCGAACTGA
- a CDS encoding histidinol-phosphate transaminase, whose protein sequence is MEGADPVSAIGIDDLPIRDELRGKTPYGAPQLDVPVQLNTNENPYELPEELVARIAERVAAAARTLNRYPDRDAVELRTQLAAYLTRTAGHPVARENVWAANGSNEIIQQLLQTFGGPGRTAIGFEPSYSMHALISRGTGTGWISGPRREDFTIDVEAAEKAIAENAPDVVFIASPNNPTGTAVEADTVLALYEAAQAARADRGLASLVIVDEAYVEFSHRDSLLPLIEGRPCLVVSRTMSKAFGAAGLRLGYLAAHPAVVDAVQLVRLPYHLSAVTQATALAALEHTDTLLGYVEQLKAERDRLVVELRAIGYEVTESDANFVQFGRFEDSHTAWQKILDQGVLVRDNGVPGWLRVTAGTPAENDAFLEAVRALKKEQHA, encoded by the coding sequence ATGGAAGGTGCCGACCCAGTGAGCGCCATCGGAATCGACGACCTCCCCATCCGGGACGAGCTGCGCGGCAAGACCCCGTACGGCGCCCCGCAGCTCGACGTGCCCGTCCAGCTGAACACCAACGAGAACCCGTACGAGCTCCCCGAGGAGCTCGTGGCGCGCATCGCCGAGCGCGTGGCCGCCGCCGCCCGCACCCTCAACCGCTACCCCGACCGGGACGCGGTCGAGCTGCGCACCCAGCTGGCCGCCTACCTCACCCGTACGGCCGGGCACCCGGTCGCGCGGGAGAACGTATGGGCCGCCAACGGCTCCAACGAGATCATCCAGCAGCTGCTGCAGACCTTCGGCGGGCCCGGCCGCACCGCGATCGGCTTCGAGCCCTCGTACTCGATGCACGCGCTGATCTCCCGCGGCACCGGCACCGGGTGGATCTCCGGGCCGCGCCGCGAGGACTTCACCATCGACGTCGAGGCGGCCGAGAAGGCCATCGCCGAGAACGCACCCGACGTCGTCTTCATCGCCTCGCCGAACAACCCCACGGGTACCGCGGTCGAGGCGGACACCGTCCTCGCGCTCTACGAGGCCGCGCAGGCGGCGCGTGCCGATCGAGGTTTGGCCTCCCTGGTCATCGTCGACGAGGCGTACGTGGAGTTCAGCCACCGCGACTCGCTGCTGCCCCTCATCGAGGGTCGCCCGTGCTTGGTGGTCTCCCGGACCATGTCCAAGGCCTTCGGCGCCGCCGGCCTGCGCCTGGGCTACCTGGCCGCGCACCCCGCCGTGGTCGACGCCGTCCAGCTGGTGCGCCTGCCGTACCACCTGTCGGCCGTCACCCAGGCCACCGCGCTGGCCGCCCTGGAGCACACCGACACCCTGCTCGGCTACGTCGAGCAGCTCAAGGCCGAGCGGGACCGCCTCGTCGTCGAGCTGCGGGCCATCGGCTACGAGGTCACCGAGTCCGACGCGAACTTCGTCCAGTTCGGCAGGTTCGAGGACTCCCACACCGCTTGGCAGAAGATCCTCGACCAGGGCGTCCTGGTCCGGGACAACGGCGTGCCGGGCTGGCTGCGGGTCACCGCGGGCACCCCGGCCGAGAACGACGCGTTCCTGGAAGCGGTTCGCGCACTGAAGAAGGAGCAGCACGCATGA
- the hisF gene encoding imidazole glycerol phosphate synthase subunit HisF has product MSLAVRVIPCLDVDNGRVVKGVNFQNLRDAGDPVEMAKLYDAEGADELTFLDITASSGNRETTYDVVRRTAEQVFIPLTVGGGVRTADDVDKLLRAGADKVGVNTAAIARPELIQEIAERFGRQVLVLSVDARRTASGSFEVTTHGGRKGTGIDAVEWAHRAAELGAGEILLNSMDADGTKDGYDTEMIAAVRKHVTVPVIASGGAGKLEHFPPAIAAGADAVLAASVFHFGDLRISEVKAALREAGHPVR; this is encoded by the coding sequence ATGAGCCTCGCCGTACGCGTGATCCCCTGCCTGGACGTCGACAACGGCCGGGTCGTCAAGGGAGTCAACTTCCAGAACCTGCGCGACGCGGGCGACCCGGTGGAGATGGCCAAGCTGTACGACGCCGAGGGCGCCGACGAGCTCACCTTCCTCGACATCACCGCGTCCTCCGGCAACCGCGAGACCACGTACGACGTGGTGCGGCGGACCGCCGAGCAGGTCTTCATCCCGCTGACCGTGGGCGGCGGCGTCCGCACCGCGGACGACGTGGACAAGCTGCTGCGCGCCGGAGCGGACAAGGTCGGCGTCAACACCGCCGCCATCGCCCGCCCCGAGCTCATCCAGGAGATCGCGGAGCGCTTCGGCCGGCAGGTCCTCGTCCTGTCCGTGGACGCGCGCCGGACCGCCTCCGGGTCCTTCGAGGTCACCACACACGGTGGTCGCAAGGGCACGGGCATCGACGCCGTCGAGTGGGCCCACCGGGCCGCCGAACTGGGCGCCGGGGAGATCCTTTTGAACTCCATGGACGCGGACGGCACGAAGGACGGCTACGACACCGAGATGATCGCGGCCGTACGCAAGCACGTCACGGTCCCCGTGATCGCCTCGGGCGGCGCGGGCAAGCTCGAACACTTCCCCCCGGCGATCGCGGCGGGTGCCGACGCGGTGCTGGCGGCGTCGGTGTTCCACTTCGGCGACCTGCGGATCTCCGAGGTCAAGGCCGCCCTGCGGGAAGCCGGCCACCCCGTCCGCTGA
- a CDS encoding TIGR03085 family metal-binding protein — MSTHAKRERLLLADLLEAAGPEAPTLCDGWTCRELAAHVVVRERRPDAAGGLLLNVLKDRLDRAMAEYTAKPYEELVQLIRTGPPKLSVYALKQIDEAANAVEFYVHSEDVRRAQPDWSPRELDPVFSDALWSRLEKLARLTGRRSPVGLVLRRPDGRTAVAHKGVPVVTVTGEPGELTLFCFGRQGSAAVTLEGDKSAVAKLTTAQLGI; from the coding sequence ATGTCTACCCATGCGAAGCGTGAACGACTGCTGCTGGCCGACCTGTTGGAAGCGGCCGGTCCTGAGGCCCCGACGCTGTGCGACGGCTGGACCTGCCGGGAACTCGCGGCGCACGTGGTGGTCCGCGAGCGGCGTCCGGACGCGGCGGGCGGGCTGCTGTTGAACGTACTGAAGGACCGCCTGGACAGGGCGATGGCGGAGTACACGGCCAAGCCGTACGAGGAGCTCGTCCAGCTGATCAGGACGGGTCCGCCGAAGCTGTCGGTGTACGCGCTGAAGCAGATCGACGAGGCGGCGAACGCGGTGGAGTTCTACGTCCACTCCGAGGACGTGCGGCGGGCCCAGCCGGACTGGTCGCCGCGGGAGCTGGACCCGGTGTTCTCGGACGCTTTGTGGTCCCGCCTGGAGAAGCTGGCCCGGCTGACCGGCCGCCGCTCCCCGGTGGGCCTGGTGCTGCGGCGCCCCGACGGCCGCACGGCGGTGGCGCACAAGGGCGTCCCGGTGGTGACGGTGACGGGCGAGCCGGGTGAGCTGACGCTGTTCTGCTTCGGCCGGCAGGGCTCCGCGGCCGTGACCCTGGAGGGTGACAAGTCGGCGGTCGCCAAGCTGACGACGGCGCAGCTGGGCATCTAG
- the hisH gene encoding imidazole glycerol phosphate synthase subunit HisH, which translates to MSAATKNVVVFDYGFGNVRSAERALARVGANVEITRDYDKAMDADGLLVPGVGAFSACMKGLKDVRGDWIIGRRLSGGRPVMGICVGMQILFERGIEHGVETEGLDEWPGTVGPLKAPIVPHMGWNTVEAPADSQAFAGLDADARFYFVHSYAAKDWSLEVTNPLIRAPRVTWATHGERFVAAVENRALWATQFHPEKSGDAGAQLLTNWIETL; encoded by the coding sequence ATGAGCGCAGCCACCAAGAACGTCGTCGTCTTCGACTACGGCTTCGGCAACGTCCGCTCCGCCGAGCGCGCCCTCGCGCGCGTCGGCGCGAACGTGGAGATCACCCGCGACTACGACAAGGCCATGGACGCCGACGGACTCCTCGTCCCCGGCGTCGGCGCCTTCTCCGCCTGCATGAAGGGCCTCAAGGACGTCCGCGGCGACTGGATCATCGGCCGCCGGCTCTCCGGCGGCCGCCCCGTCATGGGCATCTGCGTCGGCATGCAGATCCTCTTCGAGCGCGGCATCGAGCACGGCGTCGAGACCGAGGGCCTGGACGAGTGGCCCGGCACCGTCGGCCCGCTCAAGGCCCCGATCGTCCCCCACATGGGCTGGAACACCGTCGAGGCCCCCGCCGACAGTCAGGCCTTCGCCGGCCTGGACGCCGACGCCCGGTTCTACTTCGTGCACTCCTACGCGGCGAAGGACTGGAGCCTGGAAGTCACCAACCCGCTGATCCGCGCCCCCAGGGTCACCTGGGCCACGCACGGCGAGCGGTTCGTCGCGGCGGTGGAGAACCGGGCCCTGTGGGCCACCCAGTTCCACCCCGAGAAGTCCGGAGACGCCGGAGCCCAGCTCCTCACCAACTGGATCGAGACCCTCTGA
- the hisB gene encoding imidazoleglycerol-phosphate dehydratase HisB, with amino-acid sequence MSRIGRVERTTKETSVLVEINLDGTGKVDVSTGVGFYDHMLDQLGRHGLFDLTVKTDGDLHIDSHHTIEDTALALGAAFKQALGDKVGIYRFGNCTVPLDESLAQVTVDLSGRPYLVHTEPENMAPMIGEYDTTMTRHIFESFVAQAQIALHIHVPYGRNAHHIVECQFKALARALRYAAEFDPRAAGILPSTKGAL; translated from the coding sequence ATGAGCCGCATCGGACGGGTCGAACGGACCACGAAGGAGACCTCGGTCCTCGTCGAGATAAACCTCGACGGCACGGGCAAGGTCGACGTCTCGACGGGCGTGGGCTTCTACGACCACATGCTCGACCAGCTCGGCCGCCACGGCCTCTTCGACCTCACGGTCAAGACGGACGGCGACCTGCACATCGACAGCCACCACACCATCGAGGACACCGCCCTCGCGCTCGGCGCCGCCTTCAAGCAGGCCCTCGGCGACAAGGTGGGCATCTACCGCTTCGGCAACTGCACCGTGCCGCTCGACGAGTCCCTCGCCCAGGTGACCGTCGACCTGTCGGGCCGGCCCTACCTCGTGCACACCGAGCCCGAGAACATGGCGCCGATGATCGGCGAGTACGACACGACGATGACCCGGCACATCTTCGAGTCCTTCGTCGCGCAGGCCCAGATCGCGCTGCACATCCACGTCCCGTACGGCCGCAACGCCCACCACATCGTGGAGTGCCAGTTCAAGGCCCTCGCGCGGGCCCTGCGCTACGCCGCCGAGTTCGACCCGCGCGCCGCCGGCATCCTTCCCTCCACGAAGGGCGCCCTCTAG
- the priA gene encoding bifunctional 1-(5-phosphoribosyl)-5-((5-phosphoribosylamino)methylideneamino)imidazole-4-carboxamide isomerase/phosphoribosylanthranilate isomerase PriA, whose amino-acid sequence MTQTQKTLELLPAVDVRDGQAVRLVHGVSGSETSYGSPLEAALAWQRSGAEWLHLVDLDAAFGTGDNRALVAEITRAMDIKVELSGGIRDDASLAAALATGCTRVNLGTAALETPEWAAKAIAEHGDRIAIGLDVTGTTLKGRGWTSEGGDLYETLARLDSEGCARYVVTDIGKDGTLTGPNLELLKNVCAATDRPVVASGGISSLDDLRDLSALVPLGVEGAIVGKALYAKAFTLEEALKVVSA is encoded by the coding sequence ATGACCCAGACCCAGAAGACGCTGGAACTCCTCCCCGCCGTCGACGTCCGCGACGGCCAGGCCGTCCGCCTCGTGCACGGCGTGTCCGGCAGCGAGACCTCCTACGGCTCCCCGCTGGAGGCGGCCCTCGCCTGGCAGCGCTCCGGCGCCGAATGGCTGCACCTGGTCGACCTGGACGCCGCCTTCGGCACCGGCGACAACCGCGCCCTGGTCGCCGAGATCACCCGCGCCATGGACATCAAGGTCGAGCTGTCCGGCGGCATCCGCGACGACGCCTCGCTCGCCGCCGCCCTCGCCACCGGCTGCACCCGCGTCAACCTCGGCACCGCCGCCCTGGAGACCCCCGAGTGGGCCGCCAAGGCCATCGCCGAGCACGGCGACAGGATCGCGATCGGCCTCGACGTCACCGGCACCACCCTCAAGGGCCGCGGCTGGACCAGCGAGGGAGGCGACCTGTACGAGACCCTCGCCCGCCTGGACTCCGAGGGCTGCGCCCGTTACGTCGTCACCGACATCGGCAAGGACGGCACGCTCACCGGCCCCAACCTGGAGCTGCTGAAGAACGTCTGCGCCGCCACCGACCGGCCCGTCGTCGCCTCCGGAGGCATCTCCTCCCTCGACGACCTGCGGGACCTGTCCGCGCTGGTGCCGCTGGGCGTCGAGGGCGCCATCGTCGGCAAGGCCCTGTACGCCAAGGCCTTCACCCTGGAAGAAGCCCTGAAGGTGGTCTCCGCATGA